From Cannabis sativa cultivar Pink pepper isolate KNU-18-1 chromosome 8, ASM2916894v1, whole genome shotgun sequence, a single genomic window includes:
- the LOC115701490 gene encoding BTB/POZ domain-containing protein At3g19850, whose product MSRLCNLQVQINGEETFFLNEKVISTYSEKLKKIVKQERRRAHQNMMMMKKKILAIEIDDFPGGPDGFELISRFCHNNGNGINITVTNVSVLYCSAVFLGMTEKISSFNLLQQTQVFLDGLFYWSWKEILTCLNSCESLFSYADSFGLLEKLISALLSKISQNTTLNTSSSSSSSSPDERFFSSSYCKSNTTPESLFKSTNSSSWWFDDLTILPPKIIERVIHSLENYMNNSSSLILTKFLLHYLKAYYYYNNNNASKDVLVSLANRAVNGVLLSCGENSSSSLFSCRSLFWVLRILSGFGISKESRVGLERLIGQALDKATLDDLMVSAGNNNNAIYDVNFVIRLVRVFVNSEDLITTEKLKKVGRLIDNYLSEISPDQSLKISKFLGVAQSLPHSSRDSFDGVYRAIDIYLESHPTLSSEERSKLCKCLKFEKLSLEACKELAKNPKIPPEITIEALIKQQSKIILSTNNYNEFGDDHHFPSLTSKIASRNNKGAFYGGCNNNSKKITEEKEFVEQNLQRMQRRVMELEKVCREMKGQMSRMVKHSVFATPHSKTLPRLC is encoded by the exons ATGTCAAGGCTTTGTAATTTGCAAGTACAAATTAATGGTGAAGAAACATTTTTTCTAAATGAg aAAGTGATATCAACTTATTCAGAAAAGCTTAAAAAGATAGTGAAACAAGAAAGGAGAAGAGCCCATCAaaatatgatgatgatgaagaagaaaatattGGCTATTGAGATTGATGATTTCCCAGGAGGCCCAGATGGGTTTGAATTAATTTCAAGGTTTTGTCACAACAATGGTAATGGAATCAATATAACAGTTACAAATGTCTCTGTTCTGTATTGCTCTGCTGTTTTTCTTGGAATGACTGAGAAAATCTCAAGTTTCAATCTTTTACAACAAACACAAGTTTTTCTAGATGGGTTGTTTTATTGGTCTTGGAAAGAAATATTGACATGCTTAAATAGTTGTGAGTCATTATTTTCATATGCAGATTCATTTGGTCTATTGGAAAAGCTCATCTCAGCTCTTTTATCAAAAATTTCACAAAATACTACTCTTAATACctcatcatcttcatcttcatcatcacctGATGAAagattcttctcttcttcttattGCAAATCCAATACAACCCCAGAATCTTTATTCAAGTCAACTAATTCATCATCATGGTGGTTTGatgatttgaccattttaccccctAAAATCATTGAAAGAGTCATTCATAGCTTAGAAAATTACATGAACAATAGCAGTAGCCTAATCCTTACCAAATTTCTCCTTCATTACCTAAAAGCTTATTattactataataataataatgcttcAAAAGATGTGCTTGTGAGTTTAGCTAATAGAGCTGTTAATGGGGTTTTATTGTCATGTGGTGAaaattcatcatcatcattattctCTTGTAGATCACTGTTTTGGGTATTGAGAATTTTATCTGGTTTTGGAATTAGTAAAGAGAGTAGAGTTGGTTTGGAGAGGTTGATTGGTCAAGCACTTGATAAGGCAACATTGGATGATTTAATGGTGTCTGCAGGGAACAACAACAATGCAATATATGATGTTAATTTTGTGATAAGATTGGTTAGAGTATTTGTTAACTCTGAGGATTTAATTACTACTGAGAAGTTGAAAAAAGTTGGTAGATTGATTGATAATTACTTGAGTGAAATTTCACCTGATCAAAGCCTTAAGATCTCAAAATTTCTTGGAGTGGCACAAAGTTTACCACATTCATCAAGAGACAGTTTTGATGGAGTTTACAGAGCTATTGACATCTACCTTGAG TCTCATCCCACATTATCATCAGAGGAAAGATCAAAACTATGTAAATGCTTGAAATTTGAGAAGCTGAGCCTTGAAGCCTGCAAAGAGCTTGCAAAGAACCCGAAAATCCCACCCGAAATCACAATTGAAGCTCTTATAAAACAACAGTCAAAAATAATTCTATccacaaataattataatgaGTTTGGAGATGATCACCATTTTCCCAGTTTGACTTCGAAAATCGCTTCGAGGAATAATAAGGGTGCTTTCTATGGCGGTTGCAATAATAATAGCAAAAAAATCACAGAAGAAAAAGAATTTGTTGAGCAAAACTTGCAAAGAATGCAAAGAAGGGTTATGGAGTTGGAGAAAGTTTGTAGAGAGATGAAGGGCCAAATGTCAAGGATGGTTAAGCATAGTGTCTTTGCTACACCTCATTCTAAAACCCTACCTAGACTTTGTTGA
- the LOC115698492 gene encoding putative disease resistance protein RGA1, giving the protein MAEAFLTVLLENLSSLLQNQIGILLGIDKEMQRICSMLSTIVAVIEDAEERQLSDRSIKNWLQKLIDVSSELEDILDDCCEMEAFRLELEYQQQQQQQSWIRKVRSSLSCINPMNLYFRKKIANKMKEIGDRLDQIGNERINFHLRGVVVVGERRSQIRGNRLTSSVITQPCVYGREEEKERIVGFLVNDAIHCNHTCIYSIVGLGGMGKTTLAQLVFNDERVGNHFELKMWVCVSEDFDVLRLIKAIIESGTGKACEALDMDPLQKRLRDMLRRKRFLLVLDDVWNEDHDQWDKLRYLLDCGLDGASVVVTTRSKKVASIMGTVPMLILTGLSDNDCWLLFKERAFGNQSEERPNLVKIGEEIVKKCKGVPLAAKALGGLMRFKIEEDEWLSVMRSELWNLPEDKTSILPALKLSYLHLPIEHRRCFSYCAIFPKDHKIEKTQLIHLWMANGLISSKQEFEVEDVGNEMISELYWRSFFQDMEKDFFGNILNFKMHDLFHDLAQFIMDDKCRVVEVNNNNNGEIISLSKSVCHLTCTLSQFKKIIIPSGQSLRTFMLLTNCSTDPNKNWKFHSLRALDAKLLITPLSSLSSLVSNLKHLRYLNLSHCTVEVLPDSICLLHHLLILDIRYCHYLYKLPKHMIRLKGLRHLYIQGCSRLSHLPPNIRQLTCLKTLSNFIVDRRRGCQLDELNHLNLGGYLHISNLDKVRRPKEARFANLSGKRNLKRLHLSWNTNENESEDNAKDVLEALAPSTGLTELNIQGYKGAYYPYWFMNEILGNVVSITLSNCNNCRELPPFGKLTSLRDLSISRMNLVEYIDNELSHGDCFRCLKSLEITNLPNLERLSRHDVGNQKFLSLSTLCVSKCPKLTLPNLGSVKSLRVYDGTHQLLESISNLHGLTDLDIYDNDNMSFLPQNMLHDLTCLQRLTIDRLRKIQELPADFLIGLNALNFLCIKFCHELKCLPEGMFQDCTLLKHIIIYSCKKMESLSESFQYLNALESIEIVDCPELDGFSNGVDHLTSLRTMIISGENIIETDQNGRCWHKHCSDKPVVMPEALQHLFSLEVLRISYFKEIASLPDWLGNLKSLQDLRIVGCENLSSLPTSIQMLTNLKKLSIEMCPNLEKRCEKEVGEDWHKIAHISDVYVSSTLMRSFSF; this is encoded by the coding sequence ATGGCTGAAGCTTTTCTTACTGTTCTGCTTGAGAATCTGAGCTCTCTCCTCCAAAACCAAATTGGAATCCTTTTAGGTATCGACAAAGAGATGCAAAGAATCTGTAGCATGCTTTCAACCATTGTTGCTGTGATTGAAGATGCTGAAGAAAGACAATTATCAGATCGTTCTATCAAGAATTGGTTGCAAAAGCTTATTGATGTTTCTTCTGAGTTGGAAGATATTTTGGATGACTGTTGTGAAATGGAGGCTTTTCGATTAGAGTTAGAGtatcagcagcagcagcagcagcagtcATGGATTCGAAAGGTACGATCTTCTTTATCTTGTATCAATCCTATGAATCTTTACTTTCGTAAAAAGATTGCTAACAAGATGAAAGAGATTGGGGATAGATTAGATCAAATTGGGAATGAGCGAATTAATTTTCACTTGCGAGGTGTGGTTGTGGTTGGGGAGAGACGAAGCCAGATTAGAGGAAATCGTCTTACTAGTTCTGTTATTACTCAACCATGTGTGTATGGAAGAGAAGAGGAGAAAGAGAGAATTGTTGGGTTTTTGGTTAATGATGCCATCCATTGTAATCATACTTGTATTTACAGTATTGTTGGTTTAGGAGGTATGGGGAAAACAACTCTAGCACAATTGGTCTTCAATGATGAGAGGGTTGGTAACCATTTTGAGCTTAAGATGTGGGTTTGTGTCTCTGAAGATTTTGATGTGCTTAGATTGATTAAAGCAATTATAGAATCTGGAACTGGAAAAGCTTGTGAAGCATTGGATATGGATCCTTTGCAGAAACGACTTCGCGATATGCTTCGAAGAAAGAGGTTCTTGCTTGTTTTGGATGATGTTTGGAATGAAGATCATGATCAATGGGACAAGTTGAGATACTTATTGGATTGTGGATTAGATGGTGCTTCAGTTGTTGTCACTACTCGTTCGAAAAAGGTTGCATCTATTATGGGAACGGTTCCAATGCTGATCTTGACGGGTTTATCAGACAATGATTGTTGGTTGTTATTCAAGGAACGTGCATTTGGGAATCAATCAGAAGAGCGGCCTAACCTTGTGAAAATCGGAGAAGAGATAGTGAAGAAGTGTAAGGGAGTTCCATTAGCAGCAAAAGCGTTAGGAGGCTTGATGCGCTTCAAAATTGAAGAAGATGAGTGGCTTTCTGTTATGCGTAGTGAGCTTTGGAATTTACCAGAAGACAAAACTTCCATCTTGCCTGCTTTGAAATTAAGCTACCTTCATCTTCCAATAGAGCATAGGCGATGTTTCTCTTATTGTGCTATATTTCCCAAGGatcataaaatagaaaaaactcaACTAATTCATCTTTGGATGGCGAATGGGTTGATTTCTTCAAAGCAAGAATTTGAGGTGGAAGATGTTGGAAATGAGATGATCAGTGAATTATATTGGAGATCATTTTTTCAGGACATGGAAAAAGATTTTTTCGGAAATATCTTAAATTTCAAGatgcatgatttatttcatgatttagCTCAATTCATAATGGATGATAAATGTCGTGTTGTGGaggttaataataataataatggtgaGATTATCAGCTTGTCAAAAAGTGTTTGTCACTTGACTTGTACTCTTAGTCAATTTAAGAAGATTATAATACCAAGTGGTCAATCTTTGAGGACATTCATGCTATTAACAAATTGTTCAACTGATCCTAATAAGAATTGGAAGTTTCACTCATTAAGAGCACTTGATGCCAAATTGTTAATCACTCCATTATCATCCCTATCATCATTGGTGAGTAACTTGAAACATTTACGCTACTTGAATCTTTCACATTGTACTGTTGAAGTCTTACCTGATTCGATTTGTTTGCTGCACCACTTGTTGATTTTGGACATACGCTATTGTCATTATCTTTATAAGCTGCCGAAACACATGATTCGCTTGAAAGGTCTTCGCCATCTTTACATTCAAGGTTGTTCAAGATTATCACATCTACCTCCAAATATTAGGCAACTAACTTGCTTGAAGACTTTGAGTAATTTCATTGTGGATAGGAGAAGAGGCTGTCAATTGGATGAACTGAACCACTTAAACTTAGGAGGTTATCTACATATCAGCAACCTAGATAAGGTGAGAAGGCCAAAAGAAGCTAGATTTGCCAATCTCTCAGGGAAAAGAAATCTCAAAAGGCTTCACTTGTCTTGGAATACAAATGAAAATGAATCTGAAGACAATGCAAAAGATGTACTTGAAGCTCTTGCTCCTTCGACGGGCTTGACTGAGTTGAACATTCAAGGTTACAAAGGTGCGTATTATCCATATTGGTTTATGAATGAAATCCTTGGAAATGTAGTTAGTATCACTTTATCTAACTGCAATAACTGTAGAGAACTTCCACCTTTTGGGAAACTAACATCTCTTCGAGATCTCTCTATATCTAGAATGAACTTGGTTGAGTACATAGACAATGAACTCTCTCATGGAGATTGCTTTCGATGCTTAAAAAGTCTTGAAATTACAAATCTACCAAATTTGGAAAGATTATCAAGGCATGATGTTGGTAACCAAAAGTTTCTAAGCTTGTCTACATTGTGTGTGAGTAAATGCCCGAAATTGACCCTACCTAATCTGGGATCAGTTAAATCTTTGCGAGTGTATGATGGGACACACCAGCTATTAGAATCCATCTCTAATCTCCATGGTCTTACTGATCTTGACATCTATGATAATGATAACATGAGTTTCCTTCCCCAAAATATGCTACATGATCTAACTTGTCTACAAAGGCTTACAATTGATAGGCTCAGAAAGATTCAAGAGTTGCCAGCTGATTTCCTCATTGGCCTCAATGCGCTAAACTTTTTGTGCATCAAATTTTGTCATGAACTCAAGTGCTTACCAGAGGGAATGTTTCAAGATTGTACCTTGCTTAAACATATCATAATTTATAGTTGTAAAAAGATGGAATCTTTATCAGAAAGTTTTCAATATCTCAATGCACTTGAATCTATAGAGATTGTTGATTGTCCAGAGCTAGATGGCTTTTCAAATGGTGTTGATCACCTCACTTCTCTCCGAACTATGATAATATCAGgggaaaatatcattgaaacAGACCAAAATGGTAGGTGTTGGCACAAACATTGTTCTGATAAGCCGGTGGTTATGCCTGAGGCCTTGCAACACCTCTTCTCGCTTGAAGTTTTGAGAATATCATATTTCAAGGAGATTGCATCGTTGCCTGATTGGCTTGGAAATCTTAAATCTCTTCAGGATTTACGTATTGTAGGTTGCGAAAATTTGTCATCTCTACCAACAAGCATCCAAATGCTCACCAACTTGAAGAAACTGTCCATTGAAATGTGCCCAAACTTGGAGAAACGATGTGAAAAGGAAGTAGGTGAGGATTGGCACAAGATTGCTCATATTTCAGATGTGTATGTTAGCTCAACACTCATGAGATCTTTTTCCTTTTAA
- the LOC115699641 gene encoding uncharacterized protein LOC115699641, with amino-acid sequence MLTMHHHHHHNTNNNQQPSSGATTTTAAATTTTTATTAGIIINNSSSNNNSGSLRSPTPTPTPTPTPLSLAPLSTPTVLRNPSDHAICDTMAAVAVTSSSPCLARVRLSEIALYDGVPVAPYLRAVEALSGSLMRHNAAVIELGSDDAAVMRCGLEAARLYFRSKAQLSGGKGGRSVYMYRSGRALEDWDSSPPCMADIFRCMGKASRAALCAIARHLRLRSDVFNHLLDDMPLPANEVSSSVLVASYSNSSMLNVKGSTGGGKPGINGEIEKGLLTLFSSDSPGVQVCDPNGRWYLADSGLSPGDLLLLTGKALSHTTAGLRPAASYRASSEYLANNGGGRASLAFRLMPQGNAVLDCSPIAAAGHIIPQSYVPISVSQFMDDLSAEEDILCSRSDNDYIARNNLNTEQPSLRSVLSDPLSGAFLEDATFVSCGHSFGGLMLRRVIEMSRCTLCSQEIATGAMIPNIALRAAAAAVKHEDNRRLFHNAALRKRRKELGDQIDPLRRPTRENGDIGEDGMIRGVQYPFSVNEKVVIKGNRRTPEKFVGKEAVITSQCLNGWYLLKILESGENVRLQYRSLRKIQNPFGIEERCSSQPVQNNSS; translated from the exons ATGCTCACCATGCATCATCACCATCACCACAACACCAACAACAACCAACAGCCCTCTTCCGGCGCCACCACCACCACTGCCgccgccaccaccaccaccaccgccaCTACAGCCGGTATCATCATCAACaacagcagcagcaacaacaattcCGGCTCTCTTAGGTCTCCAACTCCCACTCCGACTCCGACtccgacccctctctctctcgctcCTCTCTCCACTCCCACCGTCCTACGCAACCCTTCTGACCATGCAATTTGTGACACCATGGCTGCTGTTGCTGTCACCTCTTCGTCGCCTTGCTTGGCCAGGGTTAGGCTTTCGGAGATTGCTCTTTACGATGGTGTTCCTGTTGCGCCTTATTTGAGGGCTGTGGAAGCCCTTTCTGGCTCCTTGATGAGGCATAATGCGGCGGTGATTGAGTTGGGAAGCGATGATGCTGCTGTTATGCGATGTGGCTTGGAAGCTGCTAGGTTGTATTTTAGGAGTAAGGCTCAGCTGAGTGGCGGGAAGGGAGGTCGTAGTGTTTACATGTACAGGTCTGGAAG GGCTCTGGAAGATTGGGACTCATCCCCTCCTTGCATGGCTGATATTTTTAGATGCATGGGGAAGGCTTCACGTGCTGCTCTTTGTGCAATAGCACGACATCTTCGTTTGCGAAGCGA TGTTTTTAACCACTTACTTGATGACATGCCGTTGCCTGCTAATGAGGTGTCCTCATCAGTGCTTGTCGCTTCCTACTCAAATTCTTCCATGCTGAATGTGAAAGGTAGCACAGGAGGAGGGAAGCCTGGAATAAATGGAGAGATTGAAAAGGGATTGTTGACATTATTTTCATCGGATAGTCCTGGTGTGCAG gtttGTGATCCCAATGGTCGCTGGTATTTAGCAGACAGCGGATTAAGTCCTGGAGATCTTTTACTTCTTACAGGGAAGGCACTTAGCCATACTACTGCTGGCCTTCGACCAGCTGCATCTTATAGAGCTTCTTCTGAATACTTGGCCAATAATGGTGGTGGAAG GGCATCACTAGCATTTAGACTTATGCCACAAGGCAATGCGGTATTAGATTGTTCTCCAATTGCAGCGGCTGGTCATATCATTCCACAGAGTTATGTGCCAATATCTGTTAGCCAGTTTATGGACGATCTTTCAGCCGAGGAAGATATTTTGTGTAGTCGATCAGACAATGATTAT ATAGCTCGGAACAATTTAAATACGGAACAACCATCATTAAGAAGTGTTCTCTCAGATCCGTTATC TGGTGCATTTCTCGAAGATGCTACATTTGTTTCGTGTGGACATTCATTTGGTGGTCTAATGTTGAGAAGAGTTATTGAAATG TCCAGATGTACTCTCTGCAGTCAAGAAATTGCGACTGGGGCGATGATCCCTAATATTG CTCTAAGAGCTGCGGCTGCAGCTGTGAAGCATGAGGACAATCGCAGGCTTTTTCATAATGCTGCTCTCAGAAAGCGTCGGAAAGAGTTAGGTGATCAAATTGATCCATTGAGGAGACCAACCAGG GAAAATGGAGATATTGGTGAAGACGGGATGATTCGTGGTGTGCAGTATCCATTTTCAGTAAATGAAAAAGTGGTAATTAAG GGCAACAGAAGGACACCAGAAAAATTTGTGGGCAAGGAAGCTGTCATCACTTCTCAATGTCTTAATGGCTG GTATTTACTCAAGATTCTTGAAAGTGGTGAAAATGTCCGACTGCAATATCGCTCTTTGAGAAAGATCCAGAATCCGTTTGGTATCGAGGAAAGATGTTCGTCACAGCCTGTTCAGAACAACAGCTCATAA
- the LOC115699141 gene encoding ADP-ribosylation factor GTPase-activating protein AGD4, with protein MAAFIRLDDSPMFQNQVCSIEQSADELKDRCQKLFKGCKKFMAALGEAYNGDTVFAESLEAFGGGTDDPVSVSIGGPVMSKFISAFHELATYKELLRSQVEHVLIDRLTNFMTVDLQEAKESRRRFDKSIHVYDQARERFVSLKKNTRDDVVAELEEDLENSKSEFEKSRFNLVNSLMNIEAKKKYEFLESVSAIMDAHLRYFKLGYDLLSQMEPYIHQVLTYAQQSKEQAKVEQDKLAKRIQEFRTQAELDTLRASSNIEPSTPLDGIRVIGMDSYKSIEAVVPSNANGEVLTIKQGYLLKRSSSLRGDWKRRFFVLNSQGTLFYYRIKGTKPLGSHSHHYTRSAEPTSGMFGRFRSKHNRAASLNEDVLGCRTVDLRTSTIKIDADDSDLRLCFRIISPVKTYTLQAENDADRMDWINKITGAISSLLNSQIFDQPRHVATILENNKSSARGASCDVQTLGGHQNLEDDINSNRIECVSSILRAVPGNDLCAECSAPEPDWASLNLGVLLCIECSGVHRNFGVHISKVRSLKLDVKVWEPTILDLFRNLGNTYCNSIWEGLLQLENAQTDDSNALITSISKPCPKDAFHLKEKFIQAKYVEKLMVIRDESVAEMPAARASRIWESVKSNNLKEVYRLIVMSDMNITNTTFDDVFPVDLHHHVGAQETELGGKTTKKKHVDPGTCDRMKDSNEPGNCLQGCSLLHLACHCENLLMIELLLQFGANINLRDFHGRTPLHHCVASGKNSLAKFLLKRGARPSIKDGGGLSSLERAMEMGAITDEQLFILLAECG; from the exons GGCAGCTCTTGGAGAAGCATACAATGGTGATACTGTGTTTGCTGAGTCTCTGGAAGCATTTGGAGGAGGAACTGATGATCCTGTCAGCGTATCTATAGGAG GTCCTGTGATGTCCAAATTCATTTCTGCATTTCATGAGCTTGCTACTTACAAAGAGCTTCTTCGTTCTCAA GTTGAGCATGTTTTAATCGACCGTTTGACGAATTTTATGACAGTAGATCTGCAAGAAGCAAAg GAATCCCGACGACGCTTTGATAAATCTATACATGTTTATGACCAG GCACGAGAAAGGTTTGTATCATTAAAGAAGAACACTCGGGATGATGTTGTTGCTGAACTAGAGGAG GATCTAGAAAATTCCAAATCAGAATTTGAGAAAAGCCGCTTCAATCTA GTAAATTCATTAATGAATATTGAAGCGAAGAAGAAATACGAATTCTTGGAATCTGTTAGTGCAATTATGGATGCCCACCTTAGATATTTTAAGCTG GGTTATGACTTATTGAGCCAAATGGAACCATATATTCATCAG GTATTGACATATGCGCAACAATCTAAAGAACAGGCAAAAGTGGAACAAGATAAACTTGCCAAAAGAATTCAGGAATTCAGGACACAAGCTGAGCTGGACACTTTACGAGCATCCAGTAACATAGAACCTTCCACACCTCTTGATGGCATTCGTGTTATTGGCATGGACTCTTACAAAAGTATAGAGGCAGTTGTGCCGTCCAACGCAaatggggag GTCCTGACGATAAAGCAAGGCTATCTGTTGAAGCGTTCCTCTAGTCTAAGGGGAGACTGGAAGAGGAGATTCTTTGTACTTAACAGTCAAGGAACTCTATTTTATTACAGAATTAAGGGTACAAAACCTTTG GGCTCCCATTCACACCATTATACTCGTTCAGCTGAACCTACCAGCGGTATGTTTGGTAGATTCCGCTCAAAGCACAACAGAGCAGCCTCACTCAATGAAGATGTTCTGGGCTGTCGTACAGTTGATCTACGTACCTCAACAATAAAGATAGATGCAGATGATTCAGATCTACGTCTTTGCTTTAGAATAATATCTCCCGTGAAAACTTACACATTACAG GCTGAAAATGATGCAGATAGAATGGACTGGATAAACAAAATAACAGGAGCTATTTCGTCTCTTTTGAATTCACAGATTTTTGACCAG CCGAGACATGTTGCCACAATTCTTGAGAATAATAAGTCATCAGCTCGTGGTGCTTCATGTGATGTTCAAACATTAGGAGGCCATCAAAACTTGGAGGATGACATAAACTCAAACAGAATAGAGTGCGTCTCTAGTATTCTTAGAGCAGTCCCTGGAAATGATCTTTGTGCAGAGTGCAGTGCTCCTGAGCCTGACTGGGCTTCTCTTAATCTTGGTGTATTATTATGCATTGAGTGCTCTGGCGTTCACCGAAATTTCGGAGTTCATATTTCAAAG GTGAGATCTCTAAAACTAGACGTCAAGGTTTGGGAACCTACTATCTTGGATTTATTTCGCAACTTGGGTAACACTTATTGCAACTCTATATGGGAGGGATTGCTCCAGCTTGAGAATGCACA AACGGATGACTCAAATGCTCTGATCACATCCATTTCAAAACCATGCCCCAAGGATGCCTTTCACCTGAAGGAAAAATTTATTCAAGCTAAG TATGTAGAGAAATTAATGGTGATTAGAGATGAATCCGTTGCTGAAATGCCTGCTGCTCGTGCCTCAAGAATCTGGGAATCAGTTAAGAGTAATAACTTAAAAGAAGTCTACAGACTCATTGTGATGTCAGACATGAATATCACAAATACTACATTTGATGATGTGTTTCCTGTTGATTTACATCACCATGTCGGTGCACAAGAAACCGAGTTAGGAGGTAAGACAACTAAAAAGAAACACGTTGATCCAGGAACCTGTGATAGAATGAAGGACTCCAACGAGCCAGGGAACTGTCTTCAAGGTTGTTCACTATTGCATTTGGCCTGCCATTGTGAGAATCTGCTTATGATTGAATTATTATTGCAATTTGGTGCCAACATAAATCTGCGGGACTTCCACGGAAGAACTCCTTTGCATCACTGCGTGGCCAGTGGGAAAAATTCTTTGGCAAAGTTTCTCCTTAAAAG AGGAGCCCGACCATCGATCAAAGATGGCGGTGGCCTAAGTTCCCTAGAAAGAGCAATGGAGATGGGAGCTATAACAGATGAACAATTATTTATACTGCTTGCTGAATGTGGATGA